From Candidatus Vondammii sp. HM_W22, one genomic window encodes:
- a CDS encoding DUF190 domain-containing protein, which produces MTINNVTMVRIYLTEGEHQFQRLMELLHDEEKVRGVTTFRGIAGFGQSGEMHSSTLLDMSLNLPLVLEFFDEPEKVAKVLEHLNTLVKPGQIVSWPAVVNSGE; this is translated from the coding sequence ATGACGATAAACAATGTCACTATGGTCCGAATCTACCTCACAGAGGGTGAGCACCAGTTTCAGCGTCTGATGGAGTTGCTGCACGATGAGGAGAAAGTGCGCGGCGTGACCACTTTTCGCGGGATTGCCGGTTTTGGGCAGTCGGGAGAGATGCACTCCTCAACTCTATTGGATATGTCGCTCAATCTGCCGCTGGTGCTTGAGTTTTTCGACGAGCCGGAAAAAGTGGCGAAGGTTCTTGAGCATCTGAATACTTTGGTTAAACCGGGCCAGATAGTAAGCTGGCCCGCTGTCGTTAATAGTGGTGAATAG
- the crcB gene encoding fluoride efflux transporter CrcB, whose product MSQVLTIAAGGAAGALMRFWVSNGIYAVVGREFPYGTLVVNLLGSLVMGFLYVFFLERMSVSPELRGALLIGFLGAFTTFSTFSIETINLIEQADYLKAGLNMMISVSACVFACWIGLIIGRQI is encoded by the coding sequence TTGTCCCAGGTTCTGACCATAGCTGCAGGCGGTGCTGCCGGAGCCTTGATGCGTTTCTGGGTCTCTAATGGTATCTATGCAGTTGTAGGGCGGGAGTTCCCCTATGGAACACTGGTGGTGAATCTGCTGGGTTCCCTGGTTATGGGTTTCTTGTATGTGTTTTTCCTGGAACGAATGAGTGTGAGCCCCGAACTGAGAGGTGCGCTGCTGATCGGCTTTCTCGGCGCTTTTACCACCTTCTCTACTTTCTCTATTGAGACCATTAATCTGATAGAGCAGGCAGACTACCTCAAAGCTGGCCTGAATATGATGATCTCTGTTTCAGCCTGCGTTTTCGCCTGCTGGATAGGGTTGATCATCGGGAGACAGATATGA
- a CDS encoding replication-associated recombination protein A, producing the protein MRPRKLSEFLGQSHIVGEGKPLRMAIESDRLHSMIFWGPPGTGKTTLASLIARHSGAEFISLSAVLSGVKDIRNAVEQARRTQAAGRATLLFIDEVHRFNKAQQDAFLPHVENGTVVFIGATTENPSFELNNALLSRARIYVLKSLSSDELEQVIVQTLADSERGLGDSGIELAPELGRLLAEAADGDARRALNLLEIASDLSDDGVISRKTVEEVAVGGHRRFDKGGEAFYDQISALHKSVRGSAPDAALYWFCRMVDGGCDSLYIARRVVRMASEDIGNADPRGLTIALSAWETQERLGSPEGELAIAQAVIYLACAPKSNAVYMAYNAAMKEIRESGSHEIPIHLRNAPTRLMKELGYGKAYRYAHDEPDGYAAGERYFPEEMGERRYYQPVDRGLEIKIGEKLQRLEELDRKAEIDAVKKTE; encoded by the coding sequence ATGCGGCCACGAAAACTCTCTGAATTTCTCGGGCAGTCCCATATCGTGGGTGAGGGAAAACCGCTGCGTATGGCAATCGAGTCCGACCGCCTCCACTCGATGATCTTTTGGGGGCCTCCGGGAACAGGAAAAACCACCCTGGCCAGCCTTATTGCCCGACATTCAGGGGCAGAATTCATCAGTCTGTCGGCTGTATTGTCCGGTGTAAAAGATATTCGGAATGCCGTCGAACAAGCACGCAGAACTCAGGCAGCAGGGCGTGCGACACTACTTTTTATCGACGAGGTACATCGCTTTAATAAGGCCCAGCAGGATGCCTTTCTTCCCCATGTGGAAAATGGAACCGTGGTCTTTATCGGTGCCACCACAGAAAACCCATCCTTTGAACTGAATAATGCACTGCTCTCCCGAGCCCGGATCTATGTGCTCAAAAGTCTGAGCAGTGATGAGTTGGAACAGGTCATTGTTCAGACGCTGGCGGATTCTGAAAGAGGGCTGGGCGACAGTGGCATAGAGTTGGCTCCAGAGTTAGGTCGATTACTTGCAGAAGCAGCAGACGGTGATGCTAGAAGGGCGCTTAATTTACTGGAGATTGCCTCTGACCTATCCGATGACGGAGTTATTTCCAGGAAAACGGTAGAGGAGGTTGCCGTTGGCGGTCACCGCCGGTTTGATAAAGGCGGGGAGGCATTTTACGATCAGATATCAGCCCTGCATAAATCTGTGCGAGGTTCTGCCCCTGATGCTGCACTCTATTGGTTCTGCCGAATGGTGGATGGCGGCTGCGATTCCCTCTATATTGCACGGCGGGTTGTTCGCATGGCATCGGAAGACATCGGCAACGCAGACCCCCGCGGTCTGACCATTGCGCTGAGTGCCTGGGAGACTCAGGAGCGTCTTGGCAGCCCCGAGGGAGAATTGGCCATTGCCCAAGCGGTTATCTATCTCGCCTGTGCCCCGAAAAGCAATGCAGTCTATATGGCCTATAACGCTGCGATGAAAGAGATCCGCGAATCCGGTAGCCATGAGATCCCTATTCACTTGAGAAATGCCCCGACCCGGCTGATGAAAGAGCTTGGATACGGCAAGGCTTATCGGTATGCCCATGATGAGCCTGATGGTTATGCAGCAGGGGAGCGCTATTTTCCGGAAGAGATGGGAGAACGTCGTTACTATCAACCTGTTGATCGTGGTCTGGAGATAAAAATCGGCGAAAAGCTACAGCGCCTTGAAGAATTGGATAGAAAAGCAGAGATAGACGCAGTGAAAAAAACGGAATAA
- the lolA gene encoding outer membrane lipoprotein chaperone LolA has translation MINRIILSRLMPVVWFLFFPVTAMAATGVEQMTRFLDQLQSMEAGFEQSVLDQNQQQAIRSQGIFYLQRPGKFRWDYSEPDKQQIIADGRQVWLYDPELEQVSVQSQSRALRGTPAMLLVGGDPVENHFEVIDIGNSRGFTWVELIPRDEESQFIRILLAFTENQLRRMEMADKFGQLTRFQFYDIKQNPEFSDSFFVFNAPGEFDIYRP, from the coding sequence GTGATAAATCGTATTATTTTAAGCCGGTTGATGCCGGTAGTATGGTTCCTGTTCTTCCCTGTCACGGCGATGGCGGCAACAGGGGTTGAGCAGATGACACGCTTTCTTGATCAACTGCAGAGTATGGAAGCCGGTTTCGAACAATCGGTGCTCGATCAGAATCAACAGCAGGCAATTCGCTCACAAGGGATATTTTATCTCCAGCGCCCCGGTAAATTCCGCTGGGACTATTCTGAACCGGACAAGCAGCAGATCATTGCCGATGGTCGGCAGGTGTGGCTGTACGACCCCGAACTCGAACAGGTGAGTGTTCAATCCCAGAGCAGAGCACTGCGGGGTACTCCCGCCATGCTACTGGTCGGTGGTGACCCGGTAGAAAATCACTTTGAGGTGATCGATATTGGTAACAGCCGTGGATTCACCTGGGTGGAATTGATTCCCCGGGACGAAGAGAGCCAGTTTATCCGAATTCTTCTGGCTTTTACCGAAAATCAATTGAGACGCATGGAGATGGCTGACAAATTTGGCCAGCTTACCCGTTTCCAGTTTTATGATATCAAGCAGAATCCTGAATTCAGTGATAGCTTTTTTGTCTTCAATGCCCCTGGCGAATTTGATATCTACCGGCCTTAA
- a CDS encoding DNA translocase FtsK, whose product MGNKVAQASRTDQTLDAQSSHAGQRLREGALLLLIAVVAYLMLSLVTYSSNDPGWSYTGPRNQVLNGGGPVGAWFADVFLYLFGLFGFLFPLMIGWGGWLIIKERNLDNSVNIHLIALRWIGFILTLGAGCSLTAMHLSHISLELPGGVGGILGSFLQSGLVNVFSFAGGTLLALALVLSGFTLFTGISWFTVMDRIGEMVLWLFRKLSSAWMKIIEARRARDVKKQRSEVFKVEKRKIEKRKPPKNEPIIRAVKPSERIEKERQVPLFEPTTEGSLPPLALLDDAKPSGMGYSNEALEALSRQVELKLKDFGVEAEVVAVLPGPVITLFELHLAPGTKASKITNLAKDLARALSTISVRVVEVIPGKSVIGIEIPNEHREMVYLSEVLKSEAYDEAKSPLTLALGKDISGNPSVADLGKMPHALIAGTTGSGKSVAVNAMILSLLYKSSPQEVRLIMVDPKMLELSVYEGIPHLLTPVVTDMKEAANALRWCVGEMERRYRLMASLGVRNIAGYNKKVVDAEKRGESIADPLFQPDPLIEAEQIPNLTTLPYIVVVIDELADMMMVVGKKVEELIARLAQKARASGIHLLLATQRPSVDVITGLIKANIPTRIAFQVSSRIDSRTILDQMGAEHLLGNGDMLYMPPGGNIPQRIHGAFVDDNEVHRVVAHLKKTGKPDYIDTILLEPTEAIPGLSGESGDVEDVDPLYDEAVQIVTETRRASISGVQRRLKIGYNRAARLVEEMERTGIVTPAQSNGNREVLAPPPPAR is encoded by the coding sequence ATGGGGAATAAGGTGGCACAAGCTAGTCGCACAGATCAGACACTCGATGCTCAAAGCTCACATGCAGGGCAGAGGTTGCGTGAGGGTGCGCTATTGCTGCTTATCGCTGTGGTTGCCTATCTAATGCTTTCACTGGTGACCTATTCATCCAATGATCCTGGCTGGTCTTATACCGGTCCGCGTAACCAGGTGCTCAATGGCGGAGGGCCTGTCGGTGCCTGGTTCGCCGATGTGTTTCTCTATCTATTTGGCCTTTTCGGTTTTCTTTTCCCGTTAATGATCGGCTGGGGTGGCTGGCTGATTATTAAAGAGCGTAATCTGGATAACAGCGTCAACATCCATCTTATTGCACTGCGTTGGATCGGTTTTATTCTAACGCTGGGTGCGGGTTGCAGTCTGACCGCCATGCATCTTTCCCACATCAGCCTTGAACTGCCCGGCGGCGTTGGTGGAATACTGGGCAGTTTTCTCCAGAGTGGTTTGGTCAATGTTTTCAGCTTTGCCGGTGGAACACTGCTGGCGCTGGCATTGGTGCTTTCGGGTTTTACCCTGTTTACCGGCATCTCCTGGTTCACGGTCATGGATCGTATTGGAGAAATGGTGTTGTGGCTGTTTCGCAAGCTCTCGTCCGCCTGGATGAAAATTATCGAAGCCCGCAGGGCAAGGGATGTGAAAAAACAGCGCAGTGAAGTGTTCAAAGTGGAAAAGAGGAAGATCGAAAAGCGCAAGCCGCCAAAAAATGAACCGATCATTCGCGCAGTCAAGCCGAGCGAACGGATTGAAAAAGAGCGCCAGGTGCCGCTATTTGAGCCAACTACGGAAGGTAGTCTGCCGCCATTGGCTCTTTTGGATGATGCCAAGCCGAGCGGTATGGGCTATTCAAATGAGGCCCTTGAGGCACTCTCAAGACAGGTAGAGCTGAAACTGAAGGATTTTGGTGTAGAGGCCGAGGTAGTTGCTGTATTGCCAGGCCCGGTAATTACCCTGTTTGAGCTGCATCTGGCACCCGGTACCAAGGCCAGCAAAATCACTAATCTGGCCAAAGATCTGGCCCGCGCGCTTTCCACCATCAGTGTCCGGGTGGTGGAGGTGATCCCAGGGAAATCGGTAATCGGTATCGAAATTCCCAATGAACACCGCGAGATGGTCTACCTGAGTGAGGTGCTTAAGTCCGAGGCATACGATGAAGCAAAATCACCACTGACACTGGCCCTGGGCAAGGATATCTCTGGCAATCCATCGGTGGCCGATCTTGGTAAAATGCCTCACGCATTGATTGCCGGTACCACCGGTTCAGGCAAATCCGTTGCCGTTAATGCCATGATATTGAGCCTGCTGTATAAATCGTCGCCACAGGAAGTGCGGCTGATCATGGTTGACCCGAAGATGCTGGAGTTATCGGTTTATGAAGGAATTCCTCATCTGTTGACACCGGTTGTGACCGATATGAAGGAGGCCGCCAACGCTCTACGCTGGTGTGTGGGTGAGATGGAACGCCGTTATCGCCTGATGGCATCCCTTGGTGTGCGGAATATTGCTGGATACAACAAAAAAGTCGTCGATGCAGAGAAGCGGGGTGAATCGATCGCTGATCCGCTGTTTCAGCCGGACCCCCTGATTGAGGCGGAACAGATACCCAATTTGACCACCTTGCCCTATATCGTGGTCGTCATCGATGAGTTGGCCGATATGATGATGGTGGTGGGCAAGAAGGTTGAAGAGCTGATTGCACGACTGGCGCAGAAAGCTCGGGCTTCAGGTATTCATCTGCTGCTGGCGACCCAGCGTCCATCGGTGGATGTCATCACCGGATTGATTAAAGCTAACATTCCCACGCGCATCGCTTTTCAGGTCTCATCCCGAATCGATTCCCGCACCATTCTCGACCAGATGGGTGCCGAACATCTGTTGGGTAATGGCGATATGCTCTACATGCCACCAGGAGGTAATATCCCGCAACGCATTCATGGGGCATTTGTCGATGATAATGAAGTCCACCGGGTGGTGGCGCATTTAAAGAAAACCGGCAAACCTGACTACATTGATACCATTCTTCTGGAACCAACAGAGGCAATCCCTGGTCTCTCTGGAGAGAGCGGTGATGTTGAAGATGTCGATCCCCTCTACGATGAGGCCGTGCAGATCGTTACCGAAACACGGCGTGCCTCCATCTCAGGTGTGCAGCGGCGCCTGAAGATTGGTTATAACCGCGCGGCCAGATTGGTCGAAGAGATGGAGCGAACCGGTATAGTGACGCCGGCACAGAGCAACGGAAACAGAGAGGTGTTGGCGCCTCCACCACCAGCGAGATGA
- the trxB gene encoding thioredoxin-disulfide reductase, with protein sequence MTDTKHCRLLILGSGPAGYTAAVYAARANLDPVLVTGMEQGGQLTTTTDVDNWPGDHAGVQGPELMDRMLKHAERFDTEVIFDHIHTADLSKRPFTLSGDQHVYTCDALIICTGASAQYLGMESEEAFKGRGVSACATCDGFFYRDQKVAIIGGGNTAIEEALYLSNIAKKVVIVHRRDQFRSEKILADQLIKKAKDGNITIEWDHVLDEVLGDQTGVTGMRIKSVKDGSTREIDLQGIFIAIGHKPNTDLFEGHLDMQHGYLTVQGGIDGKATQTSIEGVFAAGDVMDHVYKQAVTSAGAGCMSALDAERYLDALETGKAKPI encoded by the coding sequence ATGACCGATACAAAACATTGCCGTCTGCTTATCCTGGGGTCAGGACCAGCGGGATACACAGCCGCTGTCTATGCAGCAAGAGCTAATCTTGATCCTGTACTGGTCACCGGGATGGAACAAGGTGGCCAGCTCACCACCACCACTGACGTGGATAATTGGCCTGGCGATCATGCAGGTGTTCAAGGTCCAGAACTGATGGACCGTATGCTCAAGCATGCCGAGCGTTTCGATACCGAGGTGATATTCGATCATATCCACACCGCGGATTTAAGCAAGCGCCCTTTCACTCTGTCGGGTGATCAGCATGTTTACACCTGTGACGCTCTGATTATCTGTACCGGTGCCTCCGCCCAATATCTGGGCATGGAGTCGGAAGAGGCCTTCAAAGGGCGCGGCGTTTCCGCCTGCGCCACCTGTGACGGCTTTTTCTACCGAGACCAGAAAGTCGCCATTATCGGCGGCGGCAACACAGCAATCGAGGAGGCACTCTACCTCTCCAACATTGCTAAAAAGGTTGTCATTGTACATCGCAGGGATCAATTCCGTTCAGAGAAAATTCTTGCCGACCAGCTAATTAAAAAAGCCAAGGATGGGAACATCACCATCGAATGGGATCACGTGCTGGATGAAGTATTGGGAGACCAGACCGGTGTTACCGGAATGCGAATCAAAAGCGTGAAAGACGGCTCCACCCGGGAGATCGATCTTCAGGGCATCTTTATCGCGATTGGGCACAAACCCAATACCGACCTGTTCGAAGGCCATCTGGATATGCAGCATGGCTACCTGACAGTACAGGGCGGGATCGATGGCAAAGCAACCCAAACCAGCATCGAGGGTGTTTTTGCTGCGGGCGATGTAATGGACCACGTGTATAAGCAGGCGGTCACTTCTGCCGGCGCGGGTTGTATGTCGGCACTGGATGCCGAGCGTTATCTCGATGCACTGGAAACCGGTAAAGCAAAGCCTATTTAG
- a CDS encoding helix-turn-helix domain-containing protein: protein MRIGARKLGTEQQELLRQQAVQLRLQGKSFKEIGGLLNVHPNTAGLA, encoded by the coding sequence ATGAGAATAGGTGCACGCAAACTCGGCACTGAGCAACAAGAACTCCTGAGACAGCAAGCCGTTCAGCTCCGCCTGCAAGGAAAGAGCTTTAAGGAAATAGGCGGCTTATTGAATGTTCATCCAAATACGGCTGGACTTGCATAA
- a CDS encoding transposase, whose amino-acid sequence MKASTAFSAKECLNAEIFGSLTEARVVIEQWRCRYNERRPHSSQHYVTPEMAYFGLREMRRT is encoded by the coding sequence ATGAAAGCTTCAACGGCATTTTCCGCTAAGGAGTGTTTAAATGCAGAGATATTTGGTAGCCTGACCGAAGCCAGAGTTGTTATTGAACAGTGGCGTTGCCGATATAATGAGCGGCGACCCCACAGTTCACAACACTACGTCACGCCAGAGATGGCGTATTTTGGATTACGTGAAATGCGGAGAACCTAA
- a CDS encoding DDE-type integrase/transposase/recombinase, which translates to MALFAIERGLSQRRASWLCTTPRSGLHYSSKRERRDRHLSAALRVVVREDPSWGYRLSGAYLRLRGWQVNNKRVYRLWRLNGLCLPPYRPRRKIRTGVKLEGLALRRNDVWAWDFVHDRYHDAEPLRCLTVKDEATGYCLAIKTGRYLQRQHVKAVLRELIIRYGIPRAIRSDNGAELLALVLREELEKHDIKLANIEPGKPWQNGSNESFNGIFR; encoded by the coding sequence ATGGCATTGTTTGCTATTGAACGGGGCCTTAGCCAAAGGCGAGCAAGCTGGCTTTGTACGACACCGCGATCGGGGCTTCATTATAGTTCAAAACGAGAACGTCGTGACCGGCATCTGTCGGCCGCGTTGCGTGTAGTGGTGCGGGAGGATCCCAGTTGGGGCTATCGTTTATCAGGCGCCTATCTGCGGCTCAGAGGTTGGCAGGTAAACAACAAACGCGTATATCGACTCTGGCGGCTTAATGGCCTGTGTTTGCCGCCTTATCGCCCTCGACGGAAGATTCGCACTGGGGTAAAACTGGAGGGATTGGCGCTACGACGGAATGATGTGTGGGCATGGGATTTCGTACATGACCGCTATCATGACGCAGAGCCTCTGCGGTGCTTGACGGTCAAGGACGAAGCAACCGGTTATTGTCTGGCAATCAAAACTGGTCGATACCTACAGAGGCAACACGTGAAAGCGGTGCTACGTGAATTAATCATTCGCTACGGAATTCCCCGAGCCATTCGCAGCGACAACGGAGCTGAGCTGTTGGCCCTCGTACTGCGCGAGGAACTGGAAAAGCATGATATTAAGCTAGCCAATATTGAACCGGGAAAACCCTGGCAAAATGGCAGCAATGAAAGCTTCAACGGCATTTTCCGCTAA
- a CDS encoding transposase, translating to MAAARKHGVSEQSIYRWRNKYAGMEVSDVRELKRVKDENMRLKKLLAERDLEVEVMKEIQAKKW from the coding sequence GTGGCGGCAGCACGCAAACACGGCGTATCGGAGCAGTCGATCTACCGTTGGCGCAACAAGTATGCCGGGATGGAAGTTTCAGATGTGCGGGAGCTAAAGCGAGTCAAGGATGAGAACATGCGGCTCAAAAAGCTGCTAGCAGAACGTGACCTGGAAGTAGAGGTCATGAAGGAGATACAAGCAAAAAAGTGGTGA
- a CDS encoding CBS domain-containing protein, with protein MCLYRYSGLPVMRGDKMVGFIAEKDVLHRLFPTLEDMMSEGLGGIDFDEMMGKYKDVVNLKVKDLMINNVVTVSPDDHILKAATTYGASQIPSHTNSRSRQACWRAQPG; from the coding sequence ATGTGTCTCTATCGCTATAGCGGTCTACCCGTTATGAGGGGGGACAAGATGGTCGGCTTTATTGCAGAAAAAGATGTGCTGCACCGGCTTTTCCCCACCCTGGAAGATATGATGTCAGAAGGACTTGGCGGCATCGACTTCGATGAAATGATGGGCAAATATAAGGATGTGGTGAATCTCAAGGTTAAAGACCTGATGATAAACAATGTTGTTACCGTTTCACCTGATGACCACATTCTTAAGGCAGCCACTACGTATGGTGCGTCACAAATTCCGTCGCATACCAATAGCCGAAGCCGGCAAGCTTGTTGGCGTGCTCAGCCTGGGTGA
- the nirD gene encoding nitrite reductase small subunit NirD, whose product MSSAMSENWIEIGKLDDIPVLGSRVIKTGKNGEIAIFRTADDRVFAIANSCPHKKGPLSDGIVHGHRVTCPLHNWVLELENGEVMAPDVGCVPTYPVRLDRDVVYLSI is encoded by the coding sequence ATGTCTTCCGCAATGAGTGAAAACTGGATTGAGATAGGAAAGCTGGATGATATTCCCGTTTTGGGATCGAGGGTGATTAAAACCGGAAAAAACGGGGAGATCGCCATTTTTCGCACCGCTGATGATCGAGTATTTGCTATCGCCAACAGTTGTCCTCACAAAAAGGGTCCGCTATCCGATGGGATCGTTCACGGTCACCGGGTCACCTGCCCACTTCATAACTGGGTTTTAGAGCTGGAAAACGGTGAAGTTATGGCTCCGGATGTTGGTTGCGTGCCAACTTACCCTGTTCGTCTGGACAGAGATGTAGTATATCTGTCCATCTGA
- the nirB gene encoding nitrite reductase large subunit NirB has protein sequence MKERLVLIGNGMAGIRTLEELIKLAPEKYDIMVFGSEPHPNYNRILLSPVLAGEKAFDEIILNSCEWYKENGIILHTGSPVVEIDRVACKVVTADGVEAGYDRLLLATGSNPFIIPVPGAELNGVTGFRDIKDVETMLSAAQNHNKAVVIGGGLLGLEAANGLKKQGMDVTVAHLMDALMERQLDKAASAMLKASLERDGMKFLMEAQTAAIIGDKRVEAIRFADDSELATDLVVMAVGIRPNIELAKNAGLYSERGVLVSDTMQTFDPQIYAVGECVQHRNECYGLVAPLFEQAKVCANHLAEMGYDRYEGSVTSTKLKVTGIDLFSAGNFQGDDSTEDILFQDPAGGIYKRLVVKDNKIEGAVLYGDTIDGAWYFQLMRAGTDISDMRDKLLFGQVHLDDSDHGGQSQASAMSDDTQVCDCNGVCKGDIVKAIAAEGLFTVDEVKAHTKAGASCGSCTGLVEQILESTLDDDYTVPESKSICGCTDFTHDQVKDAIKEHSLTWVHDLFDHLEWRNPDGCHICRPAVNYYIISTWPEQSEDDAQSRFINERAHGNIQKDGSFSVIPRMWGGRTTPDELRAIADAAEKFNVGEIHLTGGQRINMLGVKKSDLPAMWSFLADRGMVSGHAYGKALRTVKTCVGSEWCRFGTQDSTGLGIKLEQLSWGSWMPHKFKMAVSGCPRNCAEATIKDFGVVAIDSGYELHVGGNGGVKLRATDVLCRVKTEDEVLEIAGAFCQLYREEAHYLERTAPWVERVSLGHIKAYLLDDEMSRKALYDRFLLSQKKAQDDPWTARAEGAEAHEFTPMKEIGA, from the coding sequence ATGAAAGAGCGTTTGGTACTTATCGGTAATGGCATGGCAGGCATTCGTACCCTGGAAGAGCTGATCAAGCTGGCACCGGAAAAATATGACATCATGGTGTTCGGCTCAGAGCCGCACCCCAATTACAACCGTATTCTGCTATCGCCGGTGCTGGCAGGTGAGAAGGCGTTTGACGAGATCATTCTTAATAGCTGCGAATGGTATAAAGAGAATGGCATCATTCTGCACACCGGTTCTCCGGTGGTAGAGATCGATCGGGTTGCCTGTAAGGTTGTCACTGCCGATGGAGTCGAGGCCGGATATGATCGTCTATTGCTCGCCACCGGTTCCAACCCCTTTATCATTCCCGTGCCCGGTGCTGAACTGAACGGGGTCACAGGGTTTCGTGATATCAAGGATGTAGAGACCATGCTCTCTGCAGCACAAAATCATAATAAGGCGGTGGTGATTGGTGGCGGTCTGTTGGGCCTGGAAGCCGCCAACGGCCTGAAGAAACAGGGTATGGATGTGACTGTGGCTCATCTGATGGATGCTCTGATGGAGCGCCAGCTGGATAAAGCCGCATCAGCCATGCTCAAAGCATCCCTTGAGCGGGATGGCATGAAGTTTTTGATGGAGGCTCAGACGGCGGCTATTATTGGAGACAAGCGGGTGGAAGCCATCCGTTTTGCCGACGATTCCGAGTTGGCTACCGATCTGGTGGTGATGGCGGTGGGTATTCGCCCCAATATTGAGCTGGCAAAAAATGCGGGTCTCTACAGTGAACGCGGTGTACTGGTCAGCGATACCATGCAGACTTTTGACCCTCAGATTTATGCTGTTGGTGAGTGTGTGCAGCACAGAAATGAGTGTTATGGGCTGGTGGCACCACTGTTTGAGCAGGCCAAGGTCTGTGCCAACCATCTGGCTGAAATGGGTTATGACCGTTATGAAGGGTCTGTGACTTCAACCAAGTTGAAAGTTACCGGTATCGATCTCTTCTCGGCAGGTAATTTTCAAGGTGATGACTCCACGGAAGACATTCTGTTCCAGGATCCTGCAGGTGGCATCTATAAGCGGCTGGTGGTCAAGGACAACAAGATCGAAGGTGCCGTGCTCTATGGTGACACGATCGATGGCGCATGGTACTTCCAGCTGATGCGGGCCGGAACCGATATCTCGGATATGCGTGATAAGCTGCTGTTTGGTCAGGTGCATTTGGATGATTCCGATCACGGAGGCCAGTCTCAGGCCTCGGCCATGAGTGACGATACCCAAGTGTGTGACTGCAATGGTGTCTGCAAGGGGGATATCGTCAAAGCCATTGCCGCTGAAGGGCTGTTTACCGTTGATGAAGTGAAGGCGCACACCAAGGCAGGTGCCTCCTGTGGTTCCTGTACCGGCCTAGTTGAACAGATTCTAGAGAGCACTCTGGATGATGATTACACCGTGCCTGAGTCAAAGTCGATCTGTGGCTGTACCGATTTCACCCACGATCAGGTGAAGGATGCGATCAAAGAGCATAGCCTGACATGGGTTCATGATCTGTTCGATCACCTTGAGTGGCGCAATCCTGATGGTTGTCATATCTGTCGGCCGGCAGTTAACTACTACATTATCTCCACTTGGCCGGAACAGAGTGAAGATGATGCCCAGTCCCGGTTTATTAATGAAAGGGCTCACGGCAATATCCAGAAAGATGGTTCATTTTCGGTCATTCCCAGGATGTGGGGTGGTCGCACTACGCCGGATGAGTTGCGTGCCATTGCCGATGCAGCGGAAAAATTTAATGTGGGTGAGATACACCTCACCGGCGGCCAGCGGATCAATATGCTTGGGGTGAAGAAGAGTGATCTTCCGGCGATGTGGTCTTTTTTGGCTGACCGCGGTATGGTTTCCGGTCACGCCTATGGCAAGGCATTGCGAACAGTTAAAACCTGCGTAGGCTCAGAGTGGTGCCGTTTCGGAACCCAGGACTCCACTGGGCTGGGTATCAAGCTGGAACAGCTCTCATGGGGCTCCTGGATGCCCCATAAATTCAAGATGGCCGTCTCCGGATGCCCCCGAAACTGTGCTGAAGCGACCATCAAGGATTTTGGTGTCGTCGCCATCGATTCGGGTTATGAATTGCATGTGGGCGGTAACGGCGGTGTGAAGCTGCGTGCCACGGATGTTCTCTGCCGGGTGAAAACCGAGGATGAGGTGCTGGAGATAGCTGGTGCCTTCTGCCAGCTCTATCGCGAAGAGGCACACTACCTTGAGAGAACCGCTCCATGGGTGGAACGAGTCAGCCTAGGCCACATCAAAGCGTACCTGCTGGATGATGAGATGAGTCGGAAAGCACTCTATGACCGCTTCCTGTTATCCCAGAAGAAAGCCCAGGATGATCCCTGGACAGCACGCGCCGAAGGGGCTGAAGCCCATGAATTTACCCCGATGAAAGAGATTGGAGCCTGA